One genomic window of Desmospora activa DSM 45169 includes the following:
- a CDS encoding sodium-dependent transporter, with amino-acid sequence MNVREEWSTKTGFLLAAIGSAIGLGNIWRYPYIAYENGGGAFLLPYFIALLTAGIPILILEYSLGHRFRGSAPHVFRALSRRWEWLGWWQVFISFVIVSFYMVIIGWALSFTFFSFGTQWGTDTESFFFNNYLGVTDDFWQFGGFQWKVLLPVVLVWAVVYWTMLRGVRGGIERLSKVLMPVLILMMVAITLRAVTLPGALEGLNVLLTPDFSALTKAEVWLAAYGQVFFSLSIGFGIMITYSSYLPKRSDLANSGLIAGLANSGFEFMAAIGVFGALGFLAVQQGLGVDEVVNAGPALAFVVFPQIINQFPALNSLFGVLFFGSLLFAGLTSAVSILEPVIAGFKEKLNLSRRAAVNGVCGAAFLASLLFATKGGIRYLDTVDHFINSYGIALAGLVELILIAWITRKLVDMRQHINAVSDVRVGKSWQLALSLLTPIVLTVMAVFNLFQEWQTPYEDYPLNGLLLMGWGAAIWVILLAFVFQSIGWRQSTQQKEEQ; translated from the coding sequence TTGAATGTTCGGGAAGAGTGGAGTACAAAAACAGGCTTTTTGTTGGCTGCGATCGGTTCGGCGATCGGGCTGGGTAATATCTGGCGATATCCCTATATCGCATATGAAAATGGCGGCGGTGCTTTTCTGTTGCCGTATTTTATCGCATTGCTGACTGCGGGGATTCCGATTCTCATCTTAGAATATTCCTTGGGCCATCGTTTTCGGGGATCCGCGCCTCATGTTTTTCGAGCGTTGTCACGCCGATGGGAATGGTTGGGTTGGTGGCAGGTCTTTATCTCCTTTGTGATCGTTAGCTTTTATATGGTCATCATCGGCTGGGCGCTTAGCTTTACCTTTTTCTCTTTTGGAACACAATGGGGAACAGATACGGAATCGTTCTTTTTTAACAATTATCTGGGGGTCACCGATGATTTTTGGCAATTTGGCGGTTTTCAGTGGAAGGTATTGCTGCCGGTAGTGCTTGTGTGGGCGGTTGTTTACTGGACGATGTTGCGCGGTGTGCGCGGTGGGATCGAACGATTGAGTAAAGTATTGATGCCGGTACTGATCTTGATGATGGTGGCGATTACACTTCGTGCGGTTACCTTGCCCGGCGCCTTGGAAGGGTTAAATGTGCTGTTGACACCGGATTTCAGCGCCCTTACCAAAGCAGAGGTGTGGCTTGCAGCGTATGGTCAGGTCTTTTTCTCGCTTAGTATTGGTTTTGGCATTATGATCACCTATTCCAGTTATTTGCCGAAGCGATCCGATTTGGCCAACAGCGGATTGATAGCCGGTCTTGCCAACAGTGGCTTTGAGTTTATGGCGGCGATTGGTGTGTTTGGCGCTCTCGGATTTTTAGCGGTTCAGCAGGGGCTTGGAGTCGACGAAGTCGTCAATGCTGGTCCGGCGCTGGCCTTTGTCGTTTTCCCGCAGATTATCAACCAATTTCCAGCCTTAAACTCTTTGTTTGGTGTTTTGTTTTTTGGTTCACTCTTGTTTGCAGGATTAACATCGGCGGTTTCCATTTTGGAACCGGTGATTGCCGGTTTTAAAGAGAAACTAAATCTGTCCCGACGAGCGGCGGTTAATGGTGTATGTGGCGCGGCTTTTCTCGCTAGTCTGTTGTTTGCGACGAAAGGTGGAATTCGCTACCTGGATACCGTTGATCACTTTATCAACTCATATGGGATTGCTTTGGCTGGCCTGGTTGAACTGATCTTGATCGCGTGGATCACGAGAAAACTGGTGGATATGCGCCAACATATCAATGCTGTCTCCGATGTTCGAGTCGGGAAATCGTGGCAGTTGGCCTTATCCCTCCTTACGCCGATTGTGTTGACAGTGATGGCGGTCTTTAATCTCTTTCAAGAATGGCAAACGCCTTATGAAGACTATCCGCTAAACGGATTGCTCCTTATGGGTTGGGGGGCAGCTATCTGGGTCATCCTGTTGGCTTTCGTCTTTCAATCGATCGGTTGGCGGCAATCGACGCAACAGAAGGAGGAACAGTGA
- the rplK gene encoding 50S ribosomal protein L11: protein MKKVVKTLKIELQAGAANPATVGKDLGPTGINLLGFCQQYNEKTAKQKGLVIPAEVTIFEDRSFTIQTKTPPTAFLLKRAAGVDKGAARPGSEVVGSVTRKQVEEVARIKLPDLNTSDLEAAMRMIEGTARNMGIAVREGR from the coding sequence ATGAAGAAAGTCGTCAAGACGTTAAAGATCGAATTGCAAGCCGGAGCAGCCAATCCGGCTACTGTGGGGAAAGATTTGGGGCCGACAGGGATCAACCTGCTCGGTTTCTGCCAACAATACAACGAAAAGACCGCCAAACAGAAGGGCTTGGTGATTCCGGCGGAAGTCACCATTTTTGAAGATCGCAGCTTTACCATACAAACGAAGACCCCTCCTACCGCATTTCTCCTGAAGCGGGCGGCGGGTGTGGATAAAGGTGCAGCCCGGCCAGGGTCCGAGGTAGTCGGCAGTGTGACCCGGAAACAGGTGGAAGAAGTGGCACGCATCAAGCTACCAGACTTAAATACCTCCGATCTGGAAGCGGCGATGCGCATGATTGAAGGAACGGCTCGTAACATGGGGATTGCGGTGCGCGAAGGTAGGTAA
- a CDS encoding MerR family transcriptional regulator, whose product MDRKHYRTGEFASRAAVTVRTLRWYDRVGLLKPSQVSDAGHRLYTDHDLIRLEQILALKFLGLSLDEISQFLQKEPDNILDSLARQKEMMKEQRHHLDRVIRAIEWVEGLSRYGKPEWESLIHVIQVMQMEPKKDWWKKYYTEEQVQKLEERQKHYTEEDAMRDAARWNEVIADLKRLAEEDKDPADPQVQEVARRWWGLIQEFIQGDKGIFKGLNKMYCSEESQCKKPYGEKGEQLIQRALEIYRASQDK is encoded by the coding sequence TTGGATCGGAAGCATTACCGGACCGGCGAATTTGCCTCTCGGGCAGCAGTAACGGTGCGCACGTTGCGTTGGTATGATCGGGTGGGCTTACTAAAACCCAGCCAAGTATCGGATGCGGGTCACCGGCTGTATACGGATCATGATCTGATACGGCTGGAACAGATTTTAGCGTTAAAGTTCTTGGGGCTCTCCCTGGATGAAATCAGTCAGTTTTTACAGAAAGAACCGGATAACATCCTTGACTCCCTGGCAAGACAAAAAGAGATGATGAAAGAGCAGCGTCACCACTTGGATCGCGTGATTCGGGCGATTGAATGGGTGGAAGGCTTATCCCGCTACGGCAAACCGGAATGGGAATCGCTGATCCATGTGATCCAGGTGATGCAAATGGAACCAAAAAAAGATTGGTGGAAAAAGTATTATACAGAGGAACAGGTGCAAAAGCTGGAAGAGCGGCAAAAGCATTATACCGAAGAAGATGCGATGCGGGATGCCGCCCGTTGGAATGAAGTGATCGCCGATTTAAAGCGATTGGCTGAAGAGGACAAAGACCCTGCCGATCCCCAGGTCCAGGAAGTGGCCCGACGTTGGTGGGGGTTGATCCAGGAATTTATCCAAGGGGATAAAGGAATCTTTAAGGGACTAAATAAGATGTACTGTTCAGAGGAGAGTCAGTGTAAAAAACCGTATGGGGAAAAAGGAGAACAATTGATCCAGCGCGCCTTGGAAATCTATCGCGCATCACAGGATAAGTAA
- a CDS encoding DUF6385 domain-containing protein → MGAFSRCRTKRKRHPKKHSNKKMNHVLIYGKNGKRTVPIKTDPKGRPMVKCSKLKRPSCWKKRRSFRIPNNFRSDVLFSEEKIENIHVSSSIALPSQDTSHQLVYSYAIVNKGDYPVKAVVQISPDNSHFARDGDDVIPAGKTKALVPNRFLRFTRLVLSPTAEGHPTTVDVYFQTQTNGRKIH, encoded by the coding sequence ATGGGGGCCTTTTCAAGATGCAGAACAAAAAGAAAACGACATCCAAAAAAACATTCCAATAAAAAAATGAACCATGTATTGATTTATGGAAAAAACGGAAAACGGACAGTGCCCATCAAAACCGATCCAAAGGGACGGCCGATGGTTAAGTGTTCCAAGCTAAAACGACCGTCTTGCTGGAAAAAAAGGCGATCATTCCGAATCCCAAACAACTTTCGGAGCGATGTCCTTTTTTCTGAGGAAAAAATAGAAAATATCCATGTCAGTTCCAGTATAGCTCTCCCTTCGCAAGACACCTCTCACCAGTTAGTGTATTCCTATGCCATCGTTAACAAAGGGGATTACCCCGTAAAAGCAGTTGTACAGATCAGTCCCGATAATTCCCATTTCGCAAGGGATGGCGATGACGTCATACCTGCCGGTAAAACCAAAGCTCTCGTTCCTAACCGTTTTCTCCGTTTTACCCGCTTAGTTCTTTCTCCAACAGCGGAAGGCCACCCAACGACAGTTGATGTTTATTTCCAAACTCAAACCAATGGAAGAAAAATTCATTAG
- the lipA gene encoding lipoyl synthase: MATPIQRKPEWLKTKLTVNENFREIKRMMRGKTLHTVCEEAKCPNIHECWAVHRTATFMILGDICTRACRFCAVKTGLPTELDWQEPERVAEAVEQMGLKHTVITSVARDDLKDGGAAIFAATIRAVRERNPLTSVEVLIPDFQGDRDALQTVMDARPDVLNHNMETVRRRSDRVRSKAKYDRSLELLKRAKEMQPDIPTKSSIMIGVGEEWNEILETMDDLRSVDCNIMTIGQYLQPTKKHLKLEKYYTPQEFRQLKEEGMNRGFDHVESGPLVRSSYHAHEQVQSAKKSIAAN, encoded by the coding sequence TTGGCTACACCGATTCAACGAAAACCGGAATGGCTAAAAACAAAACTGACGGTAAACGAAAACTTTCGCGAAATTAAGCGAATGATGCGGGGTAAAACGCTACATACCGTCTGCGAAGAGGCAAAGTGCCCCAATATCCACGAGTGTTGGGCGGTGCACCGAACAGCTACATTTATGATCTTGGGAGATATCTGCACCCGGGCTTGCCGTTTTTGTGCGGTGAAAACAGGACTGCCGACCGAGCTGGATTGGCAGGAGCCGGAACGGGTAGCGGAAGCAGTGGAACAGATGGGGCTTAAACATACGGTGATTACATCGGTGGCTCGCGATGATTTAAAAGACGGTGGAGCGGCCATTTTTGCTGCTACTATTCGTGCTGTGCGTGAGCGTAACCCTCTTACCAGTGTGGAGGTGTTGATCCCTGATTTTCAGGGAGATCGTGATGCCCTGCAAACGGTGATGGATGCTCGTCCTGATGTGTTAAACCACAACATGGAAACGGTGCGACGACGTTCGGACCGTGTTCGTTCCAAAGCCAAATACGATCGCTCTCTGGAGTTGTTAAAACGGGCAAAAGAGATGCAACCGGATATTCCCACCAAATCCAGCATCATGATCGGAGTGGGAGAGGAGTGGAACGAGATCCTAGAGACAATGGACGATCTTCGTTCCGTCGACTGCAACATTATGACGATCGGGCAATATCTACAACCGACGAAAAAACATCTCAAGCTGGAGAAGTATTATACGCCCCAGGAATTCCGCCAGTTGAAAGAAGAGGGGATGAACCGAGGTTTTGATCATGTGGAATCGGGTCCCTTGGTACGCAGTTCGTATCATGCCCATGAACAAGTACAATCGGCGAAAAAGTCGATTGCAGCAAATTGA
- a CDS encoding glutaredoxin family protein, giving the protein MKVTVYSKPHCLECNLVKRFLNDHQVEYEVKDCGSNPAYLEEVKAMGFLGVPVTVINGEPIQGLQPEKLLQHLRRK; this is encoded by the coding sequence ATGAAAGTGACGGTTTATTCCAAACCGCATTGCTTGGAATGCAATCTGGTTAAACGCTTTTTAAATGATCATCAAGTGGAGTATGAAGTGAAGGATTGCGGCTCCAATCCGGCATATCTGGAAGAAGTAAAAGCAATGGGCTTCTTAGGCGTTCCGGTAACCGTGATCAACGGCGAACCGATCCAAGGATTACAGCCGGAAAAGTTACTACAACATTTGCGAAGAAAATGA
- a CDS encoding M23 family metallopeptidase — MDNRNRICLAVLLVCTCLLQGFPTPVNADPNEKEERRYLLDKVETLTGVPWYVLAAMDQYERNIQRVRRDLTEKKGPIAIRVPPEQWSGYTNPDPYDTVPESIRFFGGIGRDGNRDGIADPDDPIDVLFTVTQFLRVYGLSRDDLRNGIWHYYHHPVTVDIVSHLADIYRHFGTTDLDRHAFPIPLRYNYTYHNTWGARRGWGGLRIHEGSDIFADYGTPLLSTCYGYVELKGWNRFGGWRIGIRDTRNNYHYYAHLSRFNKQLKKGSIVQPGQIIGYVGSSGYGPPGTSGKFPPHLHYGLYKFNGRTTFSYDPYPYLKAWERAAYKKLREERKAKKTKK; from the coding sequence ATGGATAATAGAAATCGAATTTGTCTGGCTGTCTTGTTGGTGTGCACCTGTTTGTTGCAAGGGTTCCCTACTCCGGTAAATGCCGACCCCAACGAAAAGGAAGAACGCCGATACCTGCTGGACAAAGTTGAAACGTTAACGGGTGTTCCTTGGTATGTGTTGGCCGCCATGGATCAATATGAGCGCAACATCCAACGGGTTCGCCGCGATTTAACTGAAAAAAAAGGGCCGATTGCCATTCGCGTTCCGCCGGAACAGTGGAGCGGCTACACCAATCCCGATCCATATGATACCGTACCGGAGTCGATCCGCTTTTTTGGGGGAATCGGCCGGGATGGAAACCGAGACGGCATTGCAGACCCGGATGACCCCATCGATGTACTGTTTACTGTTACCCAGTTTCTACGTGTATATGGTTTGTCCCGAGATGATCTGCGCAATGGGATCTGGCACTATTACCACCATCCTGTCACGGTAGACATCGTTTCTCACCTTGCGGATATTTACCGTCATTTTGGAACGACGGACTTGGATCGACACGCTTTTCCGATCCCGCTGCGCTACAATTACACCTACCATAACACCTGGGGTGCTCGCCGCGGTTGGGGTGGTTTGCGCATTCATGAGGGGAGCGATATCTTTGCCGATTACGGAACTCCGCTGTTGTCTACCTGTTATGGCTATGTGGAACTAAAGGGATGGAACCGCTTTGGCGGCTGGCGTATCGGCATTCGCGATACACGGAACAATTATCATTATTACGCCCATCTGAGCCGGTTTAATAAGCAATTAAAGAAGGGATCCATCGTGCAACCGGGACAGATCATCGGTTATGTCGGCTCCTCCGGTTACGGACCTCCAGGCACCTCGGGCAAATTCCCACCTCATCTTCACTATGGGCTCTATAAGTTTAACGGCCGCACCACCTTCTCCTACGATCCATATCCGTATCTGAAGGCTTGGGAACGGGCGGCGTATAAAAAGCTGCGGGAAGAACGAAAAGCGAAAAAAACGAAGAAATAG
- a CDS encoding YhcN/YlaJ family sporulation lipoprotein: MRKRAAFLLFALLWLVTSCTPSARPDDGYDESLNKDGNNEALDFVSDGRRPQGKRFNMIGYSRQSGNELYNATDGGAVPGPDVYIDRTVLARQIAFLTNKLPKVDETAVLVTDDQVLIGVKGKEEKPDENTLYEAKRTALSLTPRYFKINVTGDPEAREQIIRIGSQTGSTRERVKFNQQEMERLIERMDRTPLDLKRGREGEFYSQKGKPMSHKRFTPSAGDLSH, translated from the coding sequence ATGAGAAAAAGAGCGGCCTTTCTCTTGTTTGCTTTGTTATGGCTGGTTACATCCTGTACACCTTCGGCACGCCCCGATGACGGATATGACGAATCCCTTAACAAAGACGGCAACAATGAAGCGTTGGACTTTGTCAGCGACGGTAGGCGCCCTCAAGGAAAACGGTTTAATATGATCGGTTACAGCCGTCAGTCCGGAAATGAACTTTACAATGCCACCGATGGCGGTGCGGTTCCCGGTCCTGATGTTTATATTGATCGGACTGTTTTGGCTCGACAAATTGCCTTTTTGACCAATAAACTTCCCAAGGTGGATGAAACTGCCGTGTTGGTAACCGATGATCAGGTATTAATCGGGGTAAAGGGAAAAGAGGAAAAACCAGATGAAAATACATTATATGAAGCAAAACGAACCGCCCTCAGCCTCACTCCCCGTTATTTTAAAATCAATGTCACCGGAGATCCAGAGGCTCGCGAGCAAATCATCCGCATTGGATCACAAACGGGATCCACTCGTGAGCGTGTGAAATTTAATCAGCAAGAGATGGAGCGTTTAATCGAACGGATGGATCGCACCCCTCTCGACTTAAAACGAGGTCGAGAAGGTGAGTTTTATTCGCAAAAAGGCAAACCGATGAGCCATAAGCGTTTCACTCCGTCTGCCGGAGATCTGTCCCATTAA
- a CDS encoding YutD family protein, whose protein sequence is MERLEIEGTSYELVKNHKNGWNPEAFQKRYSEVLDKYEFIVGDWGYGQLRLKGFFTDKHPRATRETKIGHFEEYLHEFCNFGCAYFVLRRLKPLPISQKRGRNRGRQRHKNSTHIR, encoded by the coding sequence ATGGAGCGATTAGAAATAGAGGGAACGTCGTATGAATTGGTTAAAAACCATAAAAACGGCTGGAACCCGGAAGCTTTTCAGAAGCGATACAGTGAAGTCTTGGATAAATACGAGTTCATTGTGGGAGATTGGGGATACGGTCAGCTGCGGTTAAAGGGGTTTTTTACCGATAAGCATCCCCGTGCCACACGGGAAACCAAAATCGGTCACTTTGAGGAATACCTGCACGAGTTTTGCAACTTCGGATGTGCCTATTTTGTCCTGCGTCGACTGAAACCACTGCCCATATCACAGAAACGGGGACGTAATCGGGGACGCCAGCGGCATAAAAACTCCACCCATATTCGTTAA
- a CDS encoding MBL fold metallo-hydrolase has product MQPTRLFDWGYGVHMIDGYDLGIPGRTGIYVLEGDAPALVETGPAPSIPYIKAGLQELGYSPADIRYIIVTHIHLDHAGGAGLLLQSCPQAKVVVHPRGKRHLADPTRLVQGARMVYGEQFDQLFDPIVPIPEERLIVKEDGDSLDLGGGRRLGFIDSPGHAAHHFSFFDPLSRGWFTGDTAGVRYHQTEDLGFSFYLPSTSPNQFDPDAMKQSIKRMAERKPERLFFGHFGMSNEPKEVFRQVTAELDHFVAIATEAMTAGEGAEGIERRLVERYRVASEQRGCGLDHPVWEGLKLDMNVCAMGLEHYLRKQAETHNR; this is encoded by the coding sequence TTGCAACCAACCCGATTGTTCGATTGGGGATATGGGGTTCATATGATCGACGGTTATGATCTGGGTATACCGGGACGCACCGGGATTTATGTGCTGGAAGGGGATGCGCCTGCCTTGGTGGAAACCGGCCCAGCCCCTTCGATTCCCTATATAAAAGCAGGTTTACAGGAATTAGGCTATTCTCCGGCGGATATCCGCTATATCATCGTCACTCATATCCATCTGGATCATGCGGGAGGAGCCGGGTTGTTGCTCCAGAGCTGTCCTCAGGCGAAGGTAGTGGTCCATCCCCGGGGGAAACGCCATTTGGCCGATCCCACCCGATTGGTCCAGGGAGCGCGCATGGTGTATGGAGAACAGTTTGACCAATTATTTGATCCGATTGTTCCGATTCCAGAAGAGCGGCTTATTGTCAAAGAAGACGGCGATTCTCTTGATTTGGGCGGGGGACGACGGTTGGGGTTTATCGATTCACCGGGACATGCCGCTCACCACTTTTCATTTTTTGATCCGCTTAGCCGTGGCTGGTTTACCGGCGATACCGCCGGAGTGCGTTATCATCAAACGGAGGATCTCGGTTTTTCCTTTTATTTGCCCTCCACTTCTCCCAACCAGTTTGATCCTGATGCGATGAAGCAATCGATCAAACGGATGGCGGAACGAAAACCGGAACGTCTCTTCTTTGGCCATTTTGGCATGTCGAATGAACCGAAGGAAGTGTTTCGCCAAGTGACGGCGGAGTTGGATCATTTTGTGGCGATTGCAACGGAGGCGATGACAGCCGGCGAAGGAGCAGAGGGGATTGAACGGCGGTTGGTGGAACGCTACCGTGTTGCTTCGGAACAACGAGGGTGTGGGCTGGATCACCCGGTGTGGGAAGGGTTAAAATTGGATATGAACGTCTGTGCGATGGGGCTTGAGCACTATTTACGGAAACAGGCGGAAACGCATAATCGATAA
- a CDS encoding sodium-dependent transporter: MATRDQWSSRAGFILVAMGSAIGLGNIWRYPYTVYENGGGAFLIPYFVALLTAGIPLLLLEYSLGHRFKGAAPLSYRRLSKKWEWVGWWQVFMAFFIVTYYTIIIGWALSYTYFSVGTQWGDDTNAFFFGNYLNTSDSFWDFGGLQWKVLLPVILVWIFVYFVMRQQAHKGIERLNRFLLPALIVMLIMITIRGVTLEGATEGLNVLLTPDFSALTNPSVWVAAYGQVFFSLSVGFATMITYASYLDKKTDLSNSGFIAALSNSGFEFLAALGIFGALGYLAHVSGSNVNEVVASGIGLAFVVFPQIINTFPGLNDFFGLLFFGSLTFAGLTSAVSLLEPGVAALRDKFNLTRTAAVNWVCGGAALVSLLYTTGGGIMYLDVVDNFINQYGLLFGALAMITAVAWVNNQLDNMQGHINQISDVYIGAWWKISVKYITPIMLLFMLTQNLADNFMLNYEGYPMMGNLSMGWGVFFLSLLMGIIVSRMQWKANTEMLDLFYHLKEGA, encoded by the coding sequence ATGGCAACACGAGATCAATGGAGCTCACGCGCCGGCTTTATCCTGGTGGCGATGGGTTCGGCAATTGGGTTGGGCAATATTTGGCGCTATCCGTACACGGTGTATGAGAACGGCGGGGGAGCATTTCTGATTCCGTATTTTGTCGCCCTTTTGACTGCGGGGATTCCGCTGTTACTGTTGGAGTATTCACTGGGTCATCGCTTTAAGGGAGCAGCACCTCTCTCTTACCGGCGCCTGTCGAAAAAGTGGGAATGGGTTGGATGGTGGCAGGTGTTTATGGCGTTCTTTATCGTTACCTACTATACCATTATCATTGGCTGGGCTTTAAGCTACACCTACTTCTCTGTCGGTACACAATGGGGAGACGATACCAACGCCTTCTTTTTTGGCAACTATCTCAATACTTCGGATTCTTTCTGGGATTTCGGAGGACTGCAGTGGAAAGTGCTGCTTCCGGTTATACTTGTTTGGATTTTTGTCTACTTTGTCATGCGTCAGCAAGCCCACAAAGGAATTGAGCGTCTTAACCGTTTTTTATTACCGGCGCTGATTGTGATGTTGATTATGATCACCATTCGTGGGGTGACGCTGGAAGGTGCGACTGAGGGGTTAAATGTCCTGTTGACGCCTGACTTTTCCGCTTTGACCAATCCGAGTGTCTGGGTGGCCGCATATGGGCAGGTGTTTTTCTCTCTTAGTGTCGGTTTTGCTACCATGATCACCTATGCCAGCTATCTGGATAAGAAAACGGATCTTTCCAACAGCGGCTTTATCGCTGCGTTGTCCAATTCCGGCTTTGAGTTCTTGGCGGCTTTGGGCATTTTCGGCGCTTTGGGGTATTTGGCACATGTGTCGGGAAGCAATGTCAATGAAGTAGTGGCAAGCGGAATCGGTCTCGCTTTTGTCGTCTTTCCGCAAATTATTAATACATTCCCTGGCCTTAACGACTTCTTCGGTTTACTGTTTTTCGGCAGCCTTACATTTGCCGGTCTCACTTCTGCGGTATCACTGCTGGAGCCAGGGGTAGCCGCTCTGCGCGATAAATTTAATCTCACCCGAACTGCGGCGGTTAATTGGGTTTGTGGCGGTGCTGCTCTTGTCAGTCTTTTGTATACCACGGGTGGCGGCATTATGTATTTGGATGTGGTGGACAATTTCATCAACCAATACGGATTATTGTTTGGTGCGCTTGCCATGATCACTGCCGTAGCCTGGGTCAACAATCAACTGGATAATATGCAAGGTCATATCAACCAAATATCCGATGTTTATATCGGGGCATGGTGGAAAATTTCCGTCAAATATATCACTCCGATTATGCTGTTGTTTATGTTGACACAAAACCTTGCGGATAACTTTATGTTGAACTATGAAGGTTATCCGATGATGGGGAACTTATCCATGGGATGGGGAGTATTTTTCCTCAGTCTGCTTATGGGGATCATCGTTTCTCGAATGCAATGGAAAGCAAATACGGAGATGTTGGATCTCTTCTACCATTTGAAGGAGGGAGCCTGA
- a CDS encoding DUF3055 domain-containing protein: MSSEETIFLYDDVEETRTRFVSFVGDNSRFDLGITTTQRFYGKLLVFNIQSNRYALIGSDDLEEPGYLEHVYAISEEEAAELKDFLYSLL; encoded by the coding sequence ATGTCCAGCGAAGAAACAATATTTTTGTACGATGATGTAGAAGAGACGCGCACCCGGTTTGTCAGTTTTGTTGGCGACAATAGTCGCTTTGATTTAGGAATTACCACCACGCAACGATTTTACGGTAAGCTGTTAGTTTTTAACATCCAATCCAATCGCTACGCTTTGATTGGTTCAGACGATTTGGAAGAACCGGGTTATCTGGAGCATGTTTATGCAATCAGCGAAGAGGAAGCGGCAGAGCTGAAGGATTTTCTTTACTCCTTACTATGA
- a CDS encoding MerR family transcriptional regulator, protein MAEQAYITTREASERLHVHARTIRKWIDVFEEYISPDVNDRGHYLLTEESFHRLEIIQQRLQENKSMRQIRQDLMKEGEWEVERISEESPLPEKEEAVSPALPFNQDIPVHRIVGSLDEIGEMMETVFTRLDQLEDHVFTIFDVMEEMDKSITAAQATQKQSMVPASTVQHMIDEIGKKHDQLKIELRNATFSHRLASATTEQQITPRRQKKARFLGIF, encoded by the coding sequence ATGGCTGAACAAGCGTACATAACCACACGGGAGGCCTCCGAACGCCTCCATGTTCACGCCCGCACGATTCGTAAATGGATCGACGTTTTTGAAGAATACATCTCTCCCGATGTAAACGATCGAGGACATTACTTGTTGACGGAGGAAAGTTTTCATCGCCTAGAAATTATTCAACAACGTTTACAGGAAAACAAATCAATGCGTCAAATCCGACAAGATCTCATGAAAGAAGGGGAATGGGAGGTAGAAAGAATCTCCGAGGAATCCCCTCTACCGGAAAAAGAGGAGGCGGTTTCCCCTGCCCTGCCCTTTAATCAAGATATACCCGTTCATCGCATTGTGGGAAGCTTGGATGAAATCGGAGAAATGATGGAAACCGTCTTTACCCGGCTAGACCAATTGGAAGATCATGTATTTACGATTTTTGATGTTATGGAAGAAATGGATAAAAGTATCACTGCCGCCCAAGCTACACAAAAACAGAGCATGGTCCCAGCATCAACCGTTCAACACATGATCGATGAAATCGGAAAAAAACACGACCAGCTCAAAATTGAATTACGCAACGCAACCTTTTCTCATCGACTCGCTTCCGCCACTACTGAACAACAGATTACACCGCGACGACAGAAAAAAGCCCGCTTTCTGGGAATCTTCTAA
- a CDS encoding MetS family NSS transporter small subunit: MNSEAIIMLIVGGTGLWGGLAYFLFHAYRAEKKKSNASQG, from the coding sequence ATGAATTCGGAAGCCATTATTATGCTCATCGTCGGAGGAACGGGGTTGTGGGGTGGTCTCGCCTATTTCCTTTTTCACGCTTATCGTGCTGAAAAGAAAAAAAGTAATGCTTCACAAGGATAA
- a CDS encoding MetS family NSS transporter small subunit, which produces MGVSAWVMLIIGAVGLWGGLAYFLWVAFRKRGNTE; this is translated from the coding sequence ATGGGAGTCAGTGCTTGGGTGATGTTGATCATCGGAGCCGTTGGATTATGGGGTGGTCTTGCCTACTTTTTGTGGGTGGCTTTTCGTAAAAGAGGGAATACAGAGTAG